GCGATGGCCAGTACTGAATCTATAGCCCATCTACCCGGGCAGCACCATTCACCGGACCCGATTCCTGATCGAATCTCTTTATCAGCAGCCATAAAAAAAGCGGCGGCCCGAAGGCCGCCGCTATTGCGTGTTGTTGACCTGTAGTGCTCAGGCCTTGCGACGCTTGCTGGTGGCACCGATGCCAGCCAGGGCGATGCCCATCAGGGCCAGGGTCATCGGCTCCGGCACGCCGGTGATTTCGCGGCGCAGCTTCAGACGCAGGGCGCTTTCGAAGTCGGCAAAGCTGTCAGCCAGGACTTCGAAGGAGTTCGTACCCATTTCGAAGTTGCAGCTGGCGAAGGGACCGACACCGATGCAGTTGATGGTGTCCACGCCGGCGCCGATCGCGTTGGTGGCTGCGGTCACCTGATTGATGCCGGTGTTGCCGGAACCGTCAGTGGAAACGTCGATGACCTGGCGGGTGGCGCCGGTGTCATAGGCCAGCAGTGCGGCAGCGGCATCTTCGATCGCCGGACCCAGCGCGGTGGCGCCCGACTGGAACTGGGTGATGCCGTTGATGGCGGTAATCAGGCTGCCGATGTTGCCGGCGGTGATGTCGGTCATGGCAAAATGCTCGACGACCGTCTGGCCGAAGCTCCAGACGCCGATGGCGACCGTACCGTCCTGC
This sequence is a window from Thiohalobacter thiocyanaticus. Protein-coding genes within it:
- a CDS encoding DUF1194 domain-containing protein → MKFNLRKTIMGVAASLPLLFGASNAMSADVELALAIDRSGSISGADFALQIGAYASALNDSTILPQDGTVAIGVWSFGQTVVEHFAMTDITAGNIGSLITAINGITQFQSGATALGPAIEDAAAALLAYDTGATRQVIDVSTDGSGNTGINQVTAATNAIGAGVDTINCIGVGPFASCNFEMGTNSFEVLADSFADFESALRLKLRREITGVPEPMTLALMGIALAGIGATSKRRKA